Below is a genomic region from Flammeovirgaceae bacterium SG7u.111.
GTTCTTCTTCTTCAATTACCTCATTGATAATCGATGTTACATCATATCCGTCTAGTGATTGCCTGTTATTAAATATACCACTTGTATGAAGGTAAAATCCGTTAAATAATTCGAAGTTATGTCCAACCCGGAAATTGTCATTTAGGTAGTACGTCGAAGTACTGAGTAAATTGAGGTACGCATCATAAGGGTTTACAGAGAAAAAAGACCTGCCTCCAGAAAAATAGAAATCTGCCAGTTTGTGGGGGTTGTACCTCATCCAAAACCTTGAATTGCCTTGTAAATCGACATTTCTCAGACCAAAGTTGGCACTTCCACTCACGCTCATCATTTTGCCATTTTTCCACCGCTTAAAAAGCGAAGCATATGGACCCAGGCGAAGACCTCCAATTACTTCAAAATTGATCAGGCTAGTTAAAGAAGTAATGTAGATATCGGTTTTCTTTTCCATATTCCTGAAACCTATGCCATGGAGCAGCACTTCACCCAAAGTGATTTTATTATAAGCTGCTTGCACAGAGTCTTTGTATTCTTTGCTATTGATCACCGCTTCTATGCTGTCTCTGTACAGTACCGTTTTTTTCTGCTGCAGAGTGAGTGCTTCTGGGCGAGACTTGTTCCAATAGGTGGAGTCTTTTTCGTAGGCTTCTTTGGTGGTTAAACTGACCTCATTCCCAAAAAACTTAGGGGGGAAATCAAAGTCCTTTTCATATTCTTTTTGGTGAATAATGGTATTTCCCCTAAAAGTTTTGTTTCTGTTTTGCCTGCTTTCGTAGATAAATTCTTGCCGGTAAGGCACCCAAACGCTATCCCCAATGGATTTGTAATCTTGTTTCAGCTCAAAGGCATCGTATATTTTCAGCCCGCCCTTATTCAGTTCAAGATGCAACCTGTTGATGTTCCACAAGCCATCGTTGATGTACAAATAGCCTTTACAGGTAGAGTTACCCGATTTTCGGGGGATTACCTCTATTTTATAAACCACTTGCCCATTTTCACTCAGAATATCTTCGAGTTTGTATTTATAAGAAAGGATAGAAGTTCGGCTTATGGGGGAAATTACAGGAGCTTCCGCAATTCCTTTTAAGGCTATCAAGTTTTGGTAAAAGTTAAAATCAGTCTCGCTAAAGCGGGGAATAAATAGCCCAGAAGTATTTCCATATGCCTTGTACCCATTCCTGATTTCCTTGTATTTATTTGGATATTGGTAATTCAGCTCAACCTCGATTTCAAGCATATTCAGCTGCTTAGTCGCCAATTGTTTTTGCCTTTCCGCCTCAAAAGGATCTTCGGGTATGCCTGCTACCTCTATGCTTACTTCTTCTTTGTCATTTTTCTTTTTCACCTCCACCGTTTCTGTAGCCTTCACATACAATTGGCTCTTGAAACTTTGGACACTTGTGAGGTTATTCTTTTTATTGTCGATCACAAACTGGATGATTTCATACGCTGGATCTTTTCTTTTAGACCGAATGATGATTTCGTCTAGCTCAGTACTGGATGTTTGCAGCCATACATTTTCTTCAATTATGTCATCTCCTATAGTGACTTGTATAGTTTGGGTTTCGAAACCTACTGCCGAAAAAACTACATCGTAAATACCGGGATTCGAAGTGAAGAAATACTCTCCGTTAAAGTTGGTAGTTGTTCCGGTCTGTAATTGCTTGAAAAAGATGTTGACAAAAGGAATAGGCTCTTGTTTTTCGTTCCTTACCGTGCCTTTTATGCCCTGTGCATGGGTACTGTTGCATAAAATAATAAGCAAGAGCAAGCCGGTAATCACTGGTTCTGAACCCTTGAGTCGGAGGTAGATTTGTGCCAATAGTGATAATTAATTAGTGGATAGTTGAAAATTAGTACAAATGTTTTACGTGTATTTTCCCGGTTGGAAATAATACACAAATAGTAGACGCCAAGAAACAGTATTCCGGAAGTGTACTGATGGCATCAAGGAGGTTTCTGCAGTTACCCGATTTTTCCTATACAATGTGTTGTAGGCTTAAGAGGTTGCTTGCGTGTGAACCTGTTTTTCCAAGGTAGCTGGTTTCATTAGCTATAAATCTCCGATCTGCCATGAAGTACTACACCTGAGAAATGGCTCGGTTCGCTGGGTTTTGTCTTCTATGTAAAAAATTTTTGAAATAAGTTCAAATACACAAAATCTAGTGAGGCTCAAAAAAAAATGGGAGGTTGCGCTGCATTTGCAGCTTTTTTTTTAAACTTCGTCTGTTCAACAAATTCTAGCTAAAACGGATTTGTTTCATAAATTCCCTAACCTTAATTACAGTTTAAAAATGAAAAGACTTTTTTTAATCACAATTACCCTCATCACCTTTGCTTCATTGAGCCAAGCACAAGACGACAAAGAGTTGTTGCCTCCAGAAGCTACAGAATTTTACACACCCACAATAAGAAAAATTGACCCGGGAAATGCAACTACAGCCCCTTCCGATGCCATCGTGTTGTTCAACGGCAACGACCTTTCAGCTTGGGAAGGCCAAAAAGGCAGCAGGCCAAAATGGAAAGTAGAAGGCGATCATTTTACCGTTGAGCCAAAAACGGGTGGAATTACTACCAAGCAAAGCTTTGGCGATATGCAGTTGCACATAGAATGGAGATCACCCCAAGAAGTAAAAGGCGAAGGCCAAGGCAGGGGAAACAGTGGTGTTTTCCTAATGGGGAGGTACGAAGTACAAGTGTTGGATTCGTATGAGAGCAAGACCTATGTAAACGGGCAAGCTGGTAGTATTTATAAGCAATCGCCCCCGCTAGTAAATGCGATGAAACCTGTCGATCAATGGGAAGTCTATGATATCATTTGGAAAGCTCCAAGGTTCAATAAAGACGGCGCTTTGGTAAGCCCCGCTTACGTAACCGTTCTTCATAATGGGATAGTGGTGCAAAACCATTTCCAGCTTATGGGACCAACGGAATACAGAGGAATTCCTTATTACAAAGCACATGAGGATAAATTACCAATTTCCCTGCAAGATCATGGAAATCCTGTGAGCTACAGAAATATCTGGGTAAGAGAACTGTAGAAACTGCTTTTTGGATAAACGGGCTGCTTTCACCATGAAAGCAGCCCGTTTTTTTAGATTTCTGTAAGGGGAAAATGGCGTGTACAACCAATACTCAAAAAAATGCCTTAATTTCCCGTCTGAATTAAGGTTTTATGCATCAATCACAACCATATGAAAACTATACTAATAGCCTTTACAGTATTTTTGCGCAAAGCCACCAAGAAGAAATCCTCGAATTTCAGGAGCATTTGAACCACGAGTTCAAAGACCCAAAAGAATCTCCTTTGACCGAAGAAGATATAAAGACTTTTGAGCACTTGGACTTTTTCCCCATCAACAAGAAATACAAGGTAACCGCTAAGTTCCAAAGAACTAGGAATTCCATTCCCTTTAAAATGAAAACTACCACGGACAGAACGCCCACCTACGAAGTATATGGAATAGCTACATTTGAGTTTGAGGGAAAAGAATACAAACTGAACATCTACCAAAGCCACGATTTGAGGCTGATGCCACAATATGCAAAGCATTTATTCCTTCCTTTCACCGACCTTACCAACGGCAAAGAATTTTACGGAGGAGGCAGGTTTATGGACTTAGAAATTCCTGAGGGTGACAGCATCGTTATCGATTTCAACAAGGCTTATAACCCTTACTGTGCTTACAATGGAAAGTATTCTTGCCCCATTCCCCCCAAAGAAAACGACCTTTCCATTGAGGTAAAAGCGGGAGTGAAAAAATATGGGAAACATTAAGAAGCTGATGAATAGATATGTGAAAAAGTAGTTCCCATGCTTAAACCTTTCTCATAAAAGTGATAGAGAGATCGCTAGAAGCATAATTTTACAGAAAAATTTGCAAAGCAATTCGGTTTAGGTATAAATTAGGGAATACTAGCCTAATACATTTTCCCAACCAAAAACTTTTTCAATAAAACCAATCAGAAAAATGAACCAAGAAAGCCGTTGGTACGAAAACAAAATATTACTCCTTTTCTCGCTTCTTTTTATGTACCCCGTTGGGTTGATTTTTTTGTGGATTAGGAAGACGAGTACAGTTAAAAAAGTGTTTTTCACTGCGGTAGGAGGATTTGCCGCGCTATTTACCACCACCTTTACTTTCGGGATACTTTTTGCTATTTTCCACACCACAGATTATTATGCCAACGGTATGAGGGACTATGAAAATAAAGCCTATGCCCAGGCGGTGCATTCCTTTAACCAAGTTCCCGAAGACGATGAAATGTATGCAGAGGCACAAAAAAAGCTGACCGAAGCCCAAGAGCAAATAAAGTTGGAAGAAGCCCGCAAGGAAAGTATCCGTAATACGGCTTACAATGATCTGTCGGCGAATGTGGAACCTCTTATAAGTGGTCAACAAAATTATTCTGTGCTGCTGTACGATATGGAAAGCCCGAGCTCAGGAAGTGAAGATGTGTATCAACAAAAGTACAAGGTTGTATTGGAAAATGCCGAGGGAATTCCTTATGATACTATCACCGATTGGATGACGGTAAGCGATACTGCTTTTGATTATTTCATAGAAGACCAGGGCATGGAGCTTATGGGTGTTTCTGATCAACAAGTGAGTAGGCACAGCAGCCCTCCTGGTTATAATCGCTACGTGGGCAACACGCAATATGGTACATGGCACACCGATAGCAGTGGTGATAGTTTTTGGGAGTTTTATGGTAAGTATACCATGCTCCGAAGTATTTTTGGCTATTCCAGACCTATTTACCAATATTCTTACCACGATTACAACGATTATTACAGAGGGAGGACTTCGTATTATGGACCACCTTCCACCACGGGGAAAGGCTATGCCTACGGGACTGGAAGTGCAAATGCATCCAAGCAAAACCCGAGAGGTCTTTCGGCAAAAGTACAGAGTAGGGTAACCCGAAGTGGAAGTAGTGGGTACACGGCTAAAAGCTCTTTCAAGTCGAACGTGAATAATTCCATAACCAGAAGTAGCAGCCGAATAAGCAGATCGAATTCCCGAACTTCTTCTATGCGAACTAGCTCTTCTTCGAGCCGAGGTGGAAAGTAAGTTTTTTTGGGATGCCTATTTATTCAACCAACGGGGATTTACTCCGTTGGTTTTTTTATGCCTTTTTCTTATTTACTTTTCTAAACACAAAAAAGCTCCACCATAATGGTGGAGCTCCTGTCTAATTTATATAACCTAATCTTATTTATTTCTTAATAAACCTCTTAGAAGAAGAATAATTTCCGAGTTCTACTTTTAATAAATACAAACCTTGAGGCAGTTGGTCTATCGGCATATTTACCTCGAAACTGTAGCCTGTTTTTTTAGTATTAAGCTCCAACAACTGTTTGCCTAACAGGTTGAATACTCCAATTTTCATCTCTCCTTTTTGTTCGTTGTCCAGGGCTAAGAATACCTCTTGGCTAGCAGGATTCGGATAAAGTTGCAATCCGTTTAGCTCAGCAAAATCTCCTAATCCATTGATGATAGTAGGCTCAGAGATGAAGCGGCACTGATCGTTAAATACTTCCACTTGGTAGCCTCCTGGGTCGGAAGCGGTAATGCTTCTGTTGGTTGCCCCTGCAATGGCTACACCGTCTTTGTACCACTGATAATTAGATGAAACCAAGGAGCTTTCAAGGGTTTCGCCATCAATAAGAATGATAGGAACTGCCAAGCCAGAGTTGTTTTCATTTACTTCTACATTTCTCACAAGCGTTCTGGTAAGCGTTCCGTCAGACACTTTTAACGTGACCGTATAAGTACCGGGGAAGCTATAAATATGGTTTGGATGCTGTTCTGTCGATGTATTCCTTTCAGGGAATTGCTTGTCTCCAAAATCCCATTCCCAGCTAGTTGGGCTACCTGTACTTTTGTCTTCAAACTGGGCTTTTCCAAGCTCGCAGAGCAAATCAGCTTCAAAAGCACCGAACAGTGCATCGGAGCAATCGCCTATGAGCCAGCCGATGCTTTCCACCGAAATAGTACTGTTGTTTCCCGATACATAATCTGTTCTTCCCTCAATGGCTACATTGGTTACGTTGATGTAATCGAAGCAGAAACGGAGCGTAGGATCGTCTGTTTCAAGCGTGGCAAGTCCACCTTCTCCTTGTATCACAATTGGGTTTGCGGCAGTTCCCATCACACTAAAATCTTCGTTGATGAAGTGGGAAACGCCTCCTTGGAAGCTGATACTTGAACCAGCCGTAGCCGTAAGCGAATCTATCACCGAAGCTCCTGTAAGTTGGATGCTGCCGTCCACCGTTAATTTATTGAACGAATTGTTGTTACCTTCTATGGTCAGGTCTACGCCTTCGGCAATGATGTTATGGAATTGCTTTCCACCGCCGTCGAATGTAAAGCTGCTAGCACCATCTGCATTAGAAAAGCGAATGGTAGAGTTTTCAAAGTCGGCTAAAAGAGTAGAGCTTAGGCTAAATTGCTCAGTAATAAGTAATTCGCTATTGGTAATGTTCAATTCTTGCCCTGCCCCAAAAGTGACATCAAAAGAAGGGGAGGTTATTTTTTTATCAACAGCGCTCAAGCTGCCACTTTCTATGGTAATACTTTTTGTGGTAAGATCTGAAAGCATGTTCCAAGAAGCACTGTTGGCTTTGATAATTATATCCGATTCAGCCAAAGTCATTGCCGGTGCTTTTATCGAGTTCTTTTTGGTGATGGGTCCGCTCAGTTCTACAGCTCCGTTGGTGAATTTTACCAGTTCCGAATCTATAGTGAAGTTCCCGTTTACCGAAAGGGTATTTGTACCAAGATCAAACGTAGCATTGTTGGCATTTTCTTTCCAAGTAATATTGAAACATGCAGCATCGTCATTGAACGTGATACTAGCATTGTCGGTCGTAATGGAGTTAGCATCGAATACCACAGGATTTGTAATGCTCGGGACACCAACGCCTGCCGCTCCATTGCTAGAAAGCGACCAGTTGAGAGGGTCATTCCATTCACCGCCAGCTTTACCCACCCAGTAATACGTGGTAAAGTCGAGATCCAAGCTACTAGTTGAAACAATGAGGGAAAAGTTTTGAGGCTCTTCCAAAGTGTTTTTGTGTGTGATTTGGATAGTATATGTTCCTGGTACAGGATCAAGTATTTCTATTTTTTCAACATTATCTCTAAAGTTATCACCTGTGGTAGCGGCTTGATCTACCCGAGAAGGATCGAGGATCCAAGGGGAAAAAGTATTTCCCAACGGATCGGTGATTCTCATGTCAAGGTCGTTTACTAGCATGAGGTCGGCAGGGTCGAGTTGTGGTGCTACTGGTGAGCCAGGCTGGTCTGTCCAGCAAATAGTGGCAACTACAGGCTGAACTCCATTCGATTGTACAGAAATAAATTGCGTTTGCTGATCGCGAATAGTCAGTTCTCTTATCAGGTTGTTCGAATTGTCTTCTTGCTGGATAAGCGCAGCTGCTTTATCGGTGCTGAGTAAGCCCCAGCCGTGTTGGTAATCTGGTCCTAGTTCAGGTCCAGCCTCGTTAGCCGTATGGATAACCAAGCCTTTGAGCGTAGCCGAAAGCATGTACTCACTAGCATGGGTTTCTGAATAAAGCTGTTGCAAAAGAGTGAGCGAGCCTGTGGTGGTAGGGGTGGCCATAGATGTACCAGAAAGTGTATCATATGCTGAGGGAGAGCTAGCCAAGGAAGAATAAACTGCCACACCATCGGCAACTATATCTGGTTTTATACGGCCATCATCCGCAGGTCCCCAGCTACTGAACTTGCTCATTATGATGTCTTCGGGTTTTGAGTACCCATTCTCAATGGCTTCCACTGCACCTACTGTCAATACGTTTTTGGCAATTCCTTGTGGACCTATACAATCGTAAGGACCATCTGGTGGGCGAGAGCCATCCCCAACATCTGTTCGGTCGTTACCGGCAGCTTGTACCATGAGGTAATAAGGCGCATTGGTGGTAAATTCATCCCAAAGGCGGCTTTTTTCATTGTAAAAACCAAACAAGTAATCTTCTGAACTCGAGATGCTAGGTTCTCCGAGCCAAGTCCAGCCTGTACCTGCTGAATTCACTGTCCAGCCCAGTACCCTTCCATAGGAATGGTTTGAAAGCAGCAGCAGGCCTTGCGAAAGTTCGTTGGAGATTTCAGCGTCGTCGTTAGCAAAATCATACACAAACGCATTTGCTTCATAGGCCATCCCTCTAGCTTGAGGGTCAACACCTCCTGCTATAATAGTTCCTGTTACATGGGTGGAATGATCTGAGCTTAGGCCTAAAGGATCATCAGTGATTGAGCCTCTGGTTTCCGCTCTTCCTTGGAATTCTTGGTGGGTTTCGAGGAAATTGCCTCCGTCCCAAACGCCTACCAACATTCCTTTTCCAGTGATATCTAAGCCTAAGCCTTCTCCCAAGCTCAATCTTTGAGAGCCTGAAGTGATGGCTGCTTTTTCATTGAAAAGAGTATAGTAAATAGGCTGTCCAAATTGGGTGATGCCTACAATTTCGAAAACTTCCCCACTGGCTGTGGCACCTCTAATGGGAAGGTTTTTCTCCAAGGCTAGCTTCTCGGCTTCTGCTTTTCTTTTCCAAAAGGTCTCGGAAAGTTCGGCAGACCTCGTTTTGAGGTACTGCGTATTGGTCACGTCTTGCCAAGCTTGCGCCGAAACTTGGAAGCTGCTTAAAATGACCATTGCTGTTATAATTATTGCTATTCTCATAGACTAAAATCGTTGATAATGTATAGTTTAAGCTGGGACGAAGCTTGTTGTTTTATAAGGATAAATGCTATTCAACTTTTACTTTGTAGGTGTACCTGGCAAAGCCGCTTTGGTCTTGGTCGATACCAATATTGGTACTAAGGCTAAGGTTGGTCTTAAAACCAAATACTAAAGTAGTAGGGGTAAGTTCAACTAGATCATAAGGGTCTAACCCTCCAAGTGACAAGGTTGAGTTTGCTACATTGATACCCCAGTCAATACTTATCGGTTCAGGTTCTGCCGTAGGATCGCAGTTGTCTAAAATCTCTAATATTTTACCTTTTCGGTAAAAGGTGAACTTACCAGAAAATACACAGCCAGGGTCGAAAGTTTCCGTTCTAATAGACTCGTCATCGAATATGAATTCAAACTTTTCAAACCTCCAAGATTTTTGAGTCTCTCCAGTGAGCATCTTCGAGTAAGTGGAAGGAATGGGGTCAAGGTCTTCGCTACAGCCTGCTAGGCTCAAGAGAGCTAATCCTAGCCCTAAGGTCTTCATTTTTCCTATAAGGGATTTCTTTGTAAAAAAACGTTTCATATCTATTGCAACATTTTGTGTCGGTATCGTTTATATTTTCCGTTCGGCGTTTCTTAAGTTTTTAAGCTTAGCCTTTCTATTAATTCTTTTTTGAAGCGGTGAAGTTCCTTGTTACGTTACCTCGTACATCCATGGTATAGGTAAATACGATGCGGCCGCCTTCTTCGTCGAACGAGCCTGAAGCTTCTGTTCTTGTGCTTGTATTAAGGGACAACCCTTGCACGATTTGTTCGGGAAGGCTGAACCCTCTTTGGCAAAGGTCGAGATTGGCAAAAACTTCTGCATCGGCAACTCCACCCAAGCCTTTGATGATCAATTGGTTGTTTGAGTCAAAGTTTGGGGCAATGGTGATATCATACTCTTCTTCGAAAGCACCCTCCTCTACACCAATGGTTTCGGTTACTGCCCAAGTTCCCTCCAACAAGCGAAGATCTACCAAGCAGTCGTCATCGGAAATGGTGTAGCTGGTTGATCTTCCAATTATTCCGCCGCCACTTCTGCCTATTTCCAAGCCATTGTTTACCCCGTTTATGGTAAAAACAATCTCTCTATCTCCATCAGTTTTGCGGTTGTTGATAGGGACAAATTGGATGATTGCTTCACTTTCTCCAGCTGGGATTACTATTTTTTTGTCAGTAGCATTCAGCAACCTATAATCTACATTTTCCACAGCATCGCCAAAGAGGTCAAAGGAAACTTCTGTATCGGCATTGAGCAGTGGGCTGGCGATATGCACCTTTACTTCTATACTTTCATTGCGGTTGAGGGTAGTAGGGTAGTTGTTGTTTTCAACTACTGCTCCGCTCAGCTCGGTAAACCTCACATGGTAAGGACCTTCGAACAAAATCCTCTCAGAATCTTCGCAACCACTTGCCAAGGCTAGGAAGAATAGAATAAGGCCAAGTTTTAATACTGATGTAGCTCTATTGTTCATATAAATAATGCTCTCTATATTTTATAATTTTCTGAAAGTCAGTTTTTGTAGATTTAGTACCCAGGGTTTTGAGAACCAGCTAAGCCAGGGTTGTTTTGGATTTCCCTGAGTGGCACTGGCCACAGCAAGTTTTTATCCGACCAGTTTGGGGTAAAAGCTCTCATTACTTCGTTTACCCTTCCCGTTCTTTTAAGATCGTACCAGCGATGACCTTCAAAGCCCAATTCTACTTGTCTTTCCCTTTCAATTTCCAGTAACAAAAGATTTTTGGTATTGGTGTCTGTTGGGTCTACACCGCTCCTTTGCCTAATGATATTTAGGTCGGACCTGGCTGAGTTCAAGTTATTCTTCTGTGCACGGGCTTCAGCTCTTATTAGGTACATTTCTGCAAGGCGGAACACAGGTACATTGTCGAAAGGTCCGTAGCGGGAAACAGTCCAGCCATTATCGCTGCCTTTAATAAGGTTGGGGTCGAAGGTGAGAACAGCTTCTCTGTCGCCTCCGCTCGACTGGAAAGTTGTCACAATATCGTTGGTCGGGATAATTTCCCTACGAGTAGAAAACAAGTTGTTCAACCCGTAATTGGTAGAAGTACCCGGGTTGTCGTTCGCCGAATAGACAATTTCTAAAATAGACTCGCGACTAAAATCGGTAAGCACATCGCCAAAGTTTGCTTCTAACTCATAGTCTGTTGTTCCCACGCCATCTATAACATCCGTGGCAAATTCGTCTGCCTTGTCCCAGTTTTCTTGGTAGAGATAGAACCTTGCCAAAGCTGCTTTTACCGCACCGTTGGTAAGGTCGCCGCTGTTGAACGATTCTTCGGGAACTTTGTCGAGGGCAAAAAGTAAATCTGCTTCTATTTGTGCAATTACCTCCGCTTTAGGTGAGCGGGGAATATCTCTGTTTGCAGTGATGTCTGTAGAAAGTACCAAAGGCATGTCTCCAAAGGTGTTTACCCCTACAAAATATCCGTACCCTCTGAAAAAGCGTGCATAAGCCAAGAACAATTCTTTTTGAGAATCCACCAAGTTATCCATCTCGGGAACACCTTCTAACAAAAAGTTGACGGTGTAGAGCATGGAATAAATTGTTCCCCACATCGCATTGGCCGAGCCATTGGATGCGGACATATCTTTGGTGCCAACCTCGATGTATTGGGTGAATGTGCCGTTGTGGGTAAGATGGTCGGCCGTCATGTCAGCAGCTATAATCTGAACTGCTTGCAAATTTGCCAAGCCCCTGTAAAGAGAAGTAATAACCGTGCGGACAGACCCTGCATCCGTCAAAACCAAATCGTTGGTGATTCGGTCGTTGGGCTGAGGTTCTAGTACTTCTTGGCAAGAAGCGATAAGCAAAACGCCGGCAAAAAATAAGTTGATAGAAAGTTTCTTCATCTATATGTAGTATTGAATATCCTTAGAAAAATTCATTCTTAAAATCCAATGTTTAAGCCAACTAACATCGTTCGTACTTGTGGGAATGTGTAAAAGTCCATTCCTTGGGAAACGGTAGAACCATCATTGGTATTTACTTCGGGGTCGGCCCCGCTATAGTTGGTAAGTGTGTAGAGGTTCGTGCCTGAAACATAGATCCTCGCACTCGATAATTTGATCTTGTTGAGCATTACATCTGGGATATTATAGCCCAATGAAACGTTTTTGAGCCTCAAGTAGGAGCCATCTTCTACAAACCTGCTACTAAAGCGGTTATTGAAGGTATTGCCCAATTCGTACCTTGGCACATCGGTGATGTCACCTGGTTTTCTCCATCGTTGCAGCGCTTTGGTTATTTGATTCTCGTCTACATTTTCCCCAGAGTTGAGCAAGCCGGTATTGGCAAAGTTGATCATCTCGTTTCCGTAAGAAAACTGGAAGAAAATAGCGAGGTCAAAGTTTTTGTAATACATATTGGAAGTAAATCCACCTGTTAGGTCGGGCTGTGCGTTACCAATTATCACTCCATCGTCGGCGGTGAGCTGCCCATCATTGTTTATGTCATCGTAAATAGCATCGCCCGTTCCAGGATCGACCCCTAAGAACCTGAGTCCCCAAAATGTACCAAGTGGCGAGCCTGGGGTGATGATGTGGGTGCTATTGGTAAAGGTTTGATAGCCTGCATACTGAGGTTCATCGGTTGCTAGTTCTACCACCTCGTTTCTGTTGCCAGAAAGGTTCATGCCAGCATTCCATTTGAAGTTTTTGTCTATAATTACTCCGTTCAGGTTGAGTTCTAAGCCTTTGTTTACAATCTCTCCAAGGTTACCCTGTACCGAGCCAAATCCTGTGGTGAATGGCAAGGTTTCGGAAAGAAGGAGGTCGCCGGTTACGTTGTAGTAAGCATCTAAGTTGATTTCTAATCGATTGTCAAAAAAGCCAAGATCCAAACCTACGTTTCCTTCCAATGTCTGTTCCCATTGCAAAAGTGGGTTGGCCAAGTTAACAGGAGCAATGGCCGGAACGCCGTTGTAAGCAGTACCTGCCGCCCAAGATTCTAAGAACAAGAAATTGCCGATGCTTTGGTTACCCGTTACTCCCGCACTTGCTCTTAGCTTCAGTTCACTTATTTTTTCAATATTTTCCATGAAGCTTTCTTGGGCTATTCTCCATCCGAGCGAGGCGGCTGGGAAAAACCCGAAGCGCTTGTCTTCACCAAAACGAGAAGATCCATCGTACCGGGCATTCAGTTTTACTAAATATTTTTCTTCGTAGTCGTAATTAACTTCTGCAAAGGCTGAGAGCAAACCGCTTTCTACTAAGTAAGAGGAGCCATCGAAAACTAAACCTGCAGACTGGAGGTAGGTAAACTGATCATTGGGAAATAAAATACCAGAAGCGCTTCCGCCCCTGCTAGTTGATTTTAACACCTCGCCGCCAAGCAATATGCCTATTCGGTGTTTATCGCTTATCTGCTTGTTGTAAGTGAGCAAAGTGGTATT
It encodes:
- a CDS encoding DUF5686 and carboxypeptidase regulatory-like domain-containing protein, with the protein product MAQIYLRLKGSEPVITGLLLLIILCNSTHAQGIKGTVRNEKQEPIPFVNIFFKQLQTGTTTNFNGEYFFTSNPGIYDVVFSAVGFETQTIQVTIGDDIIEENVWLQTSSTELDEIIIRSKRKDPAYEIIQFVIDNKKNNLTSVQSFKSQLYVKATETVEVKKKNDKEEVSIEVAGIPEDPFEAERQKQLATKQLNMLEIEVELNYQYPNKYKEIRNGYKAYGNTSGLFIPRFSETDFNFYQNLIALKGIAEAPVISPISRTSILSYKYKLEDILSENGQVVYKIEVIPRKSGNSTCKGYLYINDGLWNINRLHLELNKGGLKIYDAFELKQDYKSIGDSVWVPYRQEFIYESRQNRNKTFRGNTIIHQKEYEKDFDFPPKFFGNEVSLTTKEAYEKDSTYWNKSRPEALTLQQKKTVLYRDSIEAVINSKEYKDSVQAAYNKITLGEVLLHGIGFRNMEKKTDIYITSLTSLINFEVIGGLRLGPYASLFKRWKNGKMMSVSGSANFGLRNVDLQGNSRFWMRYNPHKLADFYFSGGRSFFSVNPYDAYLNLLSTSTYYLNDNFRVGHNFELFNGFYLHTSGIFNNRQSLDGYDVTSIINEVIEEEEPIKFEGYQALITDLKFSYTPFQRYTTEPHQKVVLGSKFPTFSMLYRKGWNGIAGSDIDFDYVEAGISQNIIFGMLGNSNYTLQAGKFLNTKGLEYIDLKRFRQSDPILYSNPLHSFQLLDTSMVANGLFLEAHHIHHFNGALVNNIPLVKKLQLRAVAGAGALWVQQSNFRHEEIFAGVERVFKLGARRRLRLGVYGVLSESSKAGANTGFKVSFDIIDTWKKDWSY
- a CDS encoding DUF1080 domain-containing protein → MKRLFLITITLITFASLSQAQDDKELLPPEATEFYTPTIRKIDPGNATTAPSDAIVLFNGNDLSAWEGQKGSRPKWKVEGDHFTVEPKTGGITTKQSFGDMQLHIEWRSPQEVKGEGQGRGNSGVFLMGRYEVQVLDSYESKTYVNGQAGSIYKQSPPLVNAMKPVDQWEVYDIIWKAPRFNKDGALVSPAYVTVLHNGIVVQNHFQLMGPTEYRGIPYYKAHEDKLPISLQDHGNPVSYRNIWVREL
- a CDS encoding DUF1684 domain-containing protein, with the translated sequence MHQSQPYENYTNSLYSIFAQSHQEEILEFQEHLNHEFKDPKESPLTEEDIKTFEHLDFFPINKKYKVTAKFQRTRNSIPFKMKTTTDRTPTYEVYGIATFEFEGKEYKLNIYQSHDLRLMPQYAKHLFLPFTDLTNGKEFYGGGRFMDLEIPEGDSIVIDFNKAYNPYCAYNGKYSCPIPPKENDLSIEVKAGVKKYGKH
- a CDS encoding S8 family serine peptidase, which encodes MRIAIIITAMVILSSFQVSAQAWQDVTNTQYLKTRSAELSETFWKRKAEAEKLALEKNLPIRGATASGEVFEIVGITQFGQPIYYTLFNEKAAITSGSQRLSLGEGLGLDITGKGMLVGVWDGGNFLETHQEFQGRAETRGSITDDPLGLSSDHSTHVTGTIIAGGVDPQARGMAYEANAFVYDFANDDAEISNELSQGLLLLSNHSYGRVLGWTVNSAGTGWTWLGEPSISSSEDYLFGFYNEKSRLWDEFTTNAPYYLMVQAAGNDRTDVGDGSRPPDGPYDCIGPQGIAKNVLTVGAVEAIENGYSKPEDIIMSKFSSWGPADDGRIKPDIVADGVAVYSSLASSPSAYDTLSGTSMATPTTTGSLTLLQQLYSETHASEYMLSATLKGLVIHTANEAGPELGPDYQHGWGLLSTDKAAALIQQEDNSNNLIRELTIRDQQTQFISVQSNGVQPVVATICWTDQPGSPVAPQLDPADLMLVNDLDMRITDPLGNTFSPWILDPSRVDQAATTGDNFRDNVEKIEILDPVPGTYTIQITHKNTLEEPQNFSLIVSTSSLDLDFTTYYWVGKAGGEWNDPLNWSLSSNGAAGVGVPSITNPVVFDANSITTDNASITFNDDAACFNITWKENANNATFDLGTNTLSVNGNFTIDSELVKFTNGAVELSGPITKKNSIKAPAMTLAESDIIIKANSASWNMLSDLTTKSITIESGSLSAVDKKITSPSFDVTFGAGQELNITNSELLITEQFSLSSTLLADFENSTIRFSNADGASSFTFDGGGKQFHNIIAEGVDLTIEGNNNSFNKLTVDGSIQLTGASVIDSLTATAGSSISFQGGVSHFINEDFSVMGTAANPIVIQGEGGLATLETDDPTLRFCFDYINVTNVAIEGRTDYVSGNNSTISVESIGWLIGDCSDALFGAFEADLLCELGKAQFEDKSTGSPTSWEWDFGDKQFPERNTSTEQHPNHIYSFPGTYTVTLKVSDGTLTRTLVRNVEVNENNSGLAVPIILIDGETLESSLVSSNYQWYKDGVAIAGATNRSITASDPGGYQVEVFNDQCRFISEPTIINGLGDFAELNGLQLYPNPASQEVFLALDNEQKGEMKIGVFNLLGKQLLELNTKKTGYSFEVNMPIDQLPQGLYLLKVELGNYSSSKRFIKK